One part of the Sorangiineae bacterium MSr11954 genome encodes these proteins:
- a CDS encoding ATP-binding cassette domain-containing protein, with translation MIELERTKARAAPVGLGPLSASFGAGIWAILGTKSDGVSLLLDVLAARVRHKAGGVTVLGDSPDAPEIRRAVGYVPLDAVLPDELRVAEALELARAIRGDGTAGSSAARNSAAGGLAAVNSAAAGSTARNSAADPVARLSQLGLESLAPRRLRTLDRAEIRAVAMAEALTSQAVRVLLVEEPFLAMDARAVSVLPKLLRQRAKDGACIVIGTASPRDARALTDKHLTLERGVLSEAAPHRPSEVELHVVASDPRILAGALAREEAALAIVASDHGVIVRGTDPLAMAGAVSRAVLASGVTLDALRLEEQKP, from the coding sequence ATGATCGAGCTCGAACGAACGAAGGCGCGCGCGGCACCCGTCGGGCTCGGCCCGCTCTCCGCGAGCTTCGGGGCCGGCATTTGGGCGATCCTCGGCACCAAGAGCGACGGCGTCTCCCTCTTGCTCGACGTCCTCGCGGCGCGCGTGCGGCACAAAGCCGGAGGCGTGACCGTCCTCGGCGATTCCCCCGATGCGCCGGAGATCCGCCGCGCCGTGGGCTATGTGCCGCTCGACGCGGTGCTGCCCGACGAGCTGCGCGTCGCCGAGGCGCTGGAGCTCGCGCGCGCCATTCGCGGGGATGGTACCGCCGGGAGCTCGGCCGCACGAAATTCGGCTGCCGGTGGCTTGGCCGCAGTTAATTCGGCTGCGGCCGGTTCTACCGCACGAAATTCGGCCGCCGACCCGGTGGCGCGGTTGTCGCAGCTGGGGCTCGAGTCGCTGGCGCCGCGGCGGCTGCGCACCTTGGATCGAGCGGAGATCCGGGCGGTGGCCATGGCCGAAGCGCTCACCTCGCAGGCGGTGCGCGTTCTTCTGGTGGAGGAGCCCTTCCTGGCCATGGATGCGCGCGCCGTTTCGGTGCTGCCGAAGCTCCTCCGACAGCGCGCGAAAGATGGGGCGTGCATCGTGATTGGGACCGCCTCCCCGCGCGACGCGCGCGCCCTGACGGACAAGCACCTGACCCTCGAGCGCGGCGTCCTCTCCGAGGCGGCCCCGCACCGCCCGTCCGAGGTGGAGCTTCACGTCGTGGCCAGCGATCCGCGGATCCTCGCCGGCGCGCTGGCCCGCGAAGAGGCGGCGCTCGCGATCGTCGCCAGCGATCACGGCGTGATCGTGCGAGGGACGGATCCCCTGGCGATGGCCGGCGCCGTCTCGCGCGCCGTCCTCGCCTCGGGCGTTACGCTCGACGCGCTCCGGCTCGAGGA